Below is a genomic region from Chryseobacterium scophthalmum.
GCAGATGATCCCAATAAGACTGATGTACTTTTTCGTGAATTCCGGTGTCACCAATAATCGTTAAATATTTTTTCTCAAAATTAACATGAAAAAGAACCGCATTTTTTTCTGCGGTTTTATCTTTACAAAGTTCTTTAAACACCTCAAAAGCAGTTTCTGCAATCTGATGATCTGTTGTAGAATCAATATGTACACGAATTTCTCCGGTAGAATGTTGCTCTGCCGACTGAATCGCTTCTACCAAAGAATCTATTTGCTGATTTGTGAGAAAACGGTTCATTATTCTGTAAATACGCTTGGTGCATTTTCTGCTCCAGCTTGTGCTTTAAATAAAGGTTTTTCTTTGAAATTGGTAAAGTTTGCCAAGATATTATTAGGAAACTGTTTGATCGAAATATTATAATCTCTTGCAGCATCGTTGTAATAAACGGTTTCGGTTCTAATGCTGTTTTCTATAGCAATATATTCTCTTTGAAAATTGATGTATTGCTGATCTGCTTTCAGATTAGGATAAGATTCTACAACCGCCATTAATCGGCTTAATGCTCCAGATAATTCTCCTTGCGCAGCCTGAAATTTAGCCATATCTTCTTCCGTAAGATTAGACGGATTG
It encodes:
- a CDS encoding TPM domain-containing protein; the encoded protein is MNRFLTNQQIDSLVEAIQSAEQHSTGEIRVHIDSTTDHQIAETAFEVFKELCKDKTAEKNAVLFHVNFEKKYLTIIGDTGIHEKVHQSYWDHLHDYITSEFSKGHFYQALKSGILETGLELKKHFPIKGENHNELPNEITFS
- a CDS encoding LemA family protein — protein: MKNKGCLSAGTIGIALLIIVGVLFFWGKNGYNNFVAQEQKVDAKWSNVQTVYQKRANLIPNLERTVKSYSKFEQETLTKVVEARSKATSININPSNLTEEDMAKFQAAQGELSGALSRLMAVVESYPNLKADQQYINFQREYIAIENSIRTETVYYNDAARDYNISIKQFPNNILANFTNFKEKPLFKAQAGAENAPSVFTE